In one window of Syngnathus scovelli strain Florida chromosome 20, RoL_Ssco_1.2, whole genome shotgun sequence DNA:
- the LOC125990126 gene encoding kinesin-like protein KIF3C has protein sequence MSKNKSSESVKVVVRCRPLNRKEESNGPSGGIVQMDLRLGQVILRNPRASHSEPQKTFTFDAVYDANSKQRDLYDESVRPLIDSVLAGFNGTIFAYGQTGTGKTYTMQGMWLDPEKRGVIPNAFDHIFTHISRSQSDKQYLVRASYLEIYREEIRDLLDPNHATARGLELRESPETGVYVPDLTSCVCKSIKEIEEVMNVGNQARAVAATDMNEYSSRSHALFLITVECGQPGPDGRKHIRVGRLNLVDLAGSERQAKTGVQGERLKEAAKINLSLSALGNVISALADGRSGHVPYRDSKLTRLLQDSLGGNAKTVMVATLGPAQQHYDETLTTLRYANRAKNIQNRPRVNEDPKDALLREFQSEIARLRAQLNHRKWRSKQKKERQDDEGSDPDEDTECEEEEEVEKNAEEYVKREEQRLEREKEAIRGDRSLLADEKQRLLGEKERMMGDLRKEQEATEQLTAKYKAMESKLLVGGKNIIDHTNEQQKMLEMKRQEIAEQFRNEREMQQQMMVQDDETLELRETFTSLQQEVEAKTKKLKKLYAKLQCIKAEIQDVNDEHVRSRQELEQTQNELTRELKFKYLIIENFIPPEEKNKIMSRMTFDAEEDQWKFQPLVPAESKPLQMKKRPTSAVGYKRPISQYARVAITMGTNNRFRAENIMFLELDMNPPNTASLARLRDLNQSFPVDNFPTNDSGVHKSNSWCQNQKSLTSSSSNVSLSACTTAMSESAQ, from the exons ATGTCAAAGAATAAGAGCAGTGAGTCGGTTAAGGTGGTTGTTCGATGTCGACCTCTGAACCGAAAAGAGGAATCCAACGGTCCTTCTGGGGGGATTGTTCAGATGGACCTGCGGCTAGGACAGGTGATCCTCAGGAATCCTCGAGCATCACACAGTGAACCCCAGAAAACGTTTACATTCGATGCTGTTTACGATGCCAATTCCAAACAACGAGATCTGTACGATGAGAGCGTCAGGCCTCTCATAGATTCTGTGCTAGCTGGGTTCAATGGGACCATATTTGCTTATGGACAGACCGGAACAGGGAAGACCTACACCATGCAGGGGATGTGGTTGGACCCAGAGAAACGAGGTGTGATACCCAACGCTTTTGACCATATCTTTACGCACATCTCACGCTCGCAGTCTGATAAGCAGTACCTGGTCCGGGCGTCTTACCTCGAGATCTATCGTGAGGAGATCCGTGATCTGCTGGATCCCAACCACGCCACCGCCCGGGGACTGGAGCTTAGAGAGAGTCCGGAAACTGGAGTCTATGTCCCGGACCTCACTTCTTGTGTCTGCAAGAGCATCAAGGAGATAGAAGAGGTGATGAATGTGGGAAACCAAGCCAGGGCTGTTGCGGCCACCGACATGAACGAGTATTCGTCCAGGTCCCACGCCTTATTTCTGATCACGGTGGAGTGTGGCCAACCTGGTCCGGATGGGAGAAAGCACATCCGGGTGGGGCGCCTCAACCTGGTGGATCTGGCCGGCAGTGAGCGGCAGGCCAAGACAGGCGTCCAGGGGGAACGCCTGAAGGAAGCGGCAAAAATCAACCTTTCTCTGTCCGCATTAGGGAACGTGATATCTGCGCTTGCAGATGGCCGCAGTGGCCACGTGCCGTACCGGGACTCAAAGCTGACCCGTCTTTTGCAAGACTCACTAGGCGGTAATGCCAAGACTGTCATGGTGGCCACTCTAGGCCCTGCTCAGCAACACTACGACGAAACTCTCACCACTCTTCGCTACGCAAACCGAGCCAAGAACATCCAGAACCGGCCCCGAGTCAATGAGGACCCCAAAGACGCCCTCCTCCGAGAATTTCAAAGTGAGATTGCTCGGCTCAGAGCTCAGCTCAACCACAGGAAGTGGAGAAGCAAGCAGAAGAAGGAGCGGCAGGACGATGAAGGCTCAGATCCAGATGAAGACACCGAgtgtgaagaggaggaggaggtggagaagAACGCCGAGGAGTATGTCAAGCGAGAAGAGCAGCGTTTGGAGAGGGAGAAGGAGGCCATCAGAGGAGATCGATCACTCCTGGCCGATGAGAAGCAGAGGCTTCTTGGCGAGAAGGAGAGGATGATGGGAGATCTTCGCAAAGAGCAGGAAGCCACTGAGCAACTCACTGCCAAGTACAAG GCAATGGAGAGCAAGCTGTTGGTCGGCGGAAAGAACATCATAGACCACACCAATGAGCAGCAGAAGATGCTGGAGATGAAAAGGCAGGAAATTGCCGAGCAG TTCCGCAATGAGAGAGAGATGCAGCAGCAGATGATGGTCCAGGATGACGAGACGCTGGAGCTGAGGGAGACTTTTACTTCTCTTCAGCAAGAGGTTGAAGCCAAAACCAAGAAACTCAAGAAG TTGTACGCCAAGCTCCAGTGCATCAAAGCTGAGATCCAGGATGTAAATGACGAGCATGTGAGGAGCCGTCAGGAGCTGGAGCAAACACAAAATGAGCTCACTCGAGAGCTCAAGTTCAA GTATTTAATCATTGAGAACTTCATCCCTCCAGAGGAGAAGAATAAGATCATGAGCAGAATGACTTTTGACGCCGAAGAAGATCAGTGGAAATTCCAGCCTCTGGTTCCTGCCGAGAG CAAACCCCTGCAGATGAAAAAAAGGCCAACATCTGCCGTTGGATACAAAAGACCAATCAGTCAGTATGCCAGGGTTGCCATAACGATGGGCACTAATAACAGATTCCGG GCTGAGAACATTATGTTTCTGGAGCTGGACATGAACCCACCAAACACTGCCTCACTGGCTCGCTTA
- the rab10 gene encoding ras-related protein Rab-10, with protein MAKKTYDLLFKLLLIGDSGVGKTCVLFRFSDDAFNTTFISTIGIDFKIKTVELQGKKIKLQIWDTAGQERFHTITTSYYRGAMGIMLVYDITNGKSFENISKWLRNIDEHANEDVERMLLGNKCDIEDKRVVQKAKGEQIAKEHNIRFFETSAKANINIEKAFLTLAEDILRKTPVKEPNSENVDIISGGGGTGWKSKCCS; from the exons ATGGCTAAGAAGACGTACGACCTGCTATTCAAGCTGCTTCTCATCGGAGATTCGGGCGTGGGAAAGACCTGTGTGCTGTTCCGCTTCTCTGACGATGCCTTCAACACAACCTTCATCTCCACCATAG GAATAGACTTCAAGATCAAAACTGTGGAACTACAAGGAAAGAAGATCAAATTACAGATCTG GGACACAGCAGGGCAGGAACGGTTCCACACCATCACCACCTCCTACTACAGAGGGGCCATGGGCATCATGCTGGTCTATGACATCACCAACGGCAAGAGCTTTGAGAACATCAGCAAATGGTTGCGCAACATTGATGAG CATGCAAATGAGGATGTTGAGAGAATGCTACTAGGCAACAAGTGTGACATCGAGGACAAGAGGGTTGTACAAAAAGCCAAGGGGGAGCAG ATTGCGAAGGAGCACAACATTAGGTTTTTTGAGACCAGCGCCAAGGCCAACATCAACATCGAGAAGGCCTTCCTCACGTTAGCGGAAGACATCCTCAGAAAG ACGCCTGTAAAGGAGCCCAACAGTGAAAATGTGGACATCATCAGCGGCGGCGGAGGGACGGGCTGGAAGAGCAAGTGCTGCAGTTGA